A window of the Lactuca sativa cultivar Salinas chromosome 7, Lsat_Salinas_v11, whole genome shotgun sequence genome harbors these coding sequences:
- the LOC111914325 gene encoding E3 ubiquitin-protein ligase DA2L: MGNKLGRRRQLVDEKYTRPQGLYQHKDVDHKKLRKLILDSKLAPCYPGDDDCSCDLEECPICFLYYPSLNRSRCCTKGICTECFLQMKTPNSTRPTQCPFCKTLNYAVEYRGVKTKEEKGQEQIEEQRVIEAKIRMRQQEIQDEEERMLKRQERSSSSRIIDSNEAEYFSRAATPSSEGEEIVSAPNSGVTTFRHPQRPRDNREDEFDLDPENIMLMEAIWLSFQEDGKNQRHNVNYGDAAQLAKYATEVRVLASMAPQAESSSLSSSSSSSSPSGGLACAIAALAERQQMGGESSTNYNNYNGNVSSTYNIMHPESTSLNTHLQDGGWGNNNNNETSYGYHHDDNEYGGHDEMEGGGGGGGGGGGGGIVPESFEEQMMLAMAVSLAEARARSSSGAPEVAWI; encoded by the exons ATGGGGAATAAGTTGGGTAGGAGGAGACAGCTAGTGGACGAGAAGTATACAAGACCTCAAGGGCTGTATCAACACAAGGATGTAGATCACAAGAAGCTTCGTAAGCTTATACTTGATTCCAAGCTCGCTCCTTGCTATCCCGGAGATGATGACTGCAGTTGCGATCTTGAAGAATGCCCGATTTGTTTCTTG TATTATCCAAGTCTAAATAGATCGCGATGTTGCACAAAAGGCATCTGTACAG AATGTTTCCTACAGATGAAGACCCCAAATTCCACACGCCCTACGCA ATGCCCCTTTTGTAAAACGTTAAACTATGCTGTGGAGTATAGAGGGGTGAAGACTAAAGAGGAAAAAGGGCAGGAACAAATT GAAGAACAAAGGGTGATTGAAGCAAAAATAAGAATGAGACAACAAGAAATTCAAGATGAAGAGGAAAGAATGCTAAAAAGACAAGAGAGAAGCTCTTCAAGCAGAATAATTGATTCAAATGAGGCTGAATATTTCTCTAGAGCAG CAACGCCTTCTTCAGAAGGTGAGGAAATTGTTTCCGCTCCTAATTCAGGTGTAACAACATTTAGACATCCTCAACGCCCTAGGGACAACAG AGAGGATGAGTTTGACCTTGACCCAGAGAACATAATGCTAATGGAAGCCATCTGGTTGTCATTTCAG GAGGATGGAAAAAACCAACGCCACAATGTGAATTATGGCGACGCAGCGCAATTAGCAAAATACGCAACAGAAGTTCGTGTTCTCGCGTCCATGGCCCCACAAGCTGagtcatcatcattatcatcttcATCCTCATCCTCATCGCCTTCCGGTGGTCTAGCGTGCGCCATAGCCGCACTCGCCGAACGCCAACAAATGGGGGGAGAATCTTCCACGAATTACAACAACTACAATGGCAACGTATCATCAACGTACAACATCATGCATCCCGAATCCACCTCACTCAATACTCATCTTCAAGATGGAGGAtggggaaacaacaacaacaatgaaaCTTCATATGGGTATCATCATGATGATAATGAGTATGGGGGACATGATGAGATGGagggtggaggtggtggtggaggaggtggaggtggtggtggaataGTTCCTGAGAGCTTTGAGGAGCAGATGATGTTGGCAATGGCGGTTTCATTGGCGGAAGCTCGAGCTAGGAGTAGTAGTGGTGCACCGGAGGTTGCGTGgatttag